In Nostoc sp. GT001, a genomic segment contains:
- a CDS encoding DNA double-strand break repair nuclease NurA codes for MPYEGEFAQYKPLRRLVESERVQKLLGSYKVRTSFDNANSLQILQPIQIQPGDWIPELLIAIDGSHAEVDIKNGFPGAEASYVTVASVILDVAKMQKLDQQRPVNPKEFKTIEKAESIDCALPGCNVICEGEKSAKDSLRKSIFEVLNSVKMSEDGESLLDTYEALLKYKPITEQTQKCPYEDCPQNNEYLRGDGQYTCSCELARSLYSTDALRIHERMNPAGTNGAIFGEIMQVWERLWMVHILRTLESKKWLSSLRRLAIILDGQLAVFGQPAWISQAIYQELCRINTVAKRFTEGKDILILGVEKTGTFVEHFENLDRQENGGFGKFPLQSVGLLTDSYIKQNIIFSDSTRPYGDATYFGRKFFYKTKCGARLVVTLPFLASQHRDLSQAQQSHYPRLADAVGLLDKLVSSRFPNALVPLVSANAEAAIPLRLGNKVLEKLAKELMADNGK; via the coding sequence GTGCCATACGAAGGAGAATTTGCACAATATAAACCCTTGCGCCGTCTTGTAGAAAGTGAACGTGTTCAAAAGTTACTTGGTAGCTACAAAGTTAGAACTTCATTTGATAATGCAAACTCTTTACAAATACTACAGCCAATACAAATTCAACCAGGTGATTGGATACCGGAATTATTGATAGCAATTGATGGTAGTCATGCAGAAGTAGATATAAAAAATGGCTTTCCTGGTGCAGAAGCTTCCTATGTAACAGTAGCCTCAGTAATTTTGGATGTTGCCAAGATGCAAAAGCTTGACCAACAGCGTCCCGTAAATCCCAAAGAATTTAAAACTATAGAAAAAGCAGAGTCTATTGATTGTGCTTTACCAGGTTGTAATGTGATTTGTGAAGGAGAAAAATCAGCTAAAGACTCATTGAGAAAATCAATATTTGAAGTTTTAAATTCAGTCAAAATGTCCGAAGATGGGGAATCTTTGCTAGATACTTATGAAGCTCTTTTAAAGTATAAACCTATAACAGAGCAAACTCAAAAATGCCCTTACGAAGATTGTCCACAAAATAATGAGTATTTACGAGGGGATGGTCAATATACTTGCTCATGTGAACTAGCACGTTCTTTATATTCTACTGATGCTTTACGTATACATGAAAGGATGAATCCGGCAGGGACTAATGGTGCTATATTTGGTGAGATAATGCAAGTCTGGGAACGATTGTGGATGGTACATATTTTAAGAACCTTAGAGTCTAAAAAATGGCTTTCTAGTTTACGGAGATTAGCAATTATCTTAGATGGTCAATTAGCTGTGTTTGGACAACCAGCATGGATTAGTCAGGCTATATATCAAGAATTATGTCGGATTAATACTGTAGCCAAGCGATTTACAGAGGGAAAAGATATTCTTATCCTTGGAGTAGAAAAAACAGGAACTTTTGTAGAGCACTTTGAAAATTTAGACAGACAAGAAAATGGTGGTTTTGGAAAATTCCCACTTCAATCAGTAGGATTATTAACAGACTCATATATCAAACAAAATATTATTTTTTCTGATAGTACAAGACCTTATGGTGATGCCACTTACTTTGGACGCAAGTTTTTTTATAAAACTAAGTGTGGAGCGCGTCTTGTAGTGACTTTACCTTTTCTAGCTTCTCAACATAGAGATTTAAGTCAAGCTCAACAATCTCATTATCCACGTCTTGCAGATGCGGTAGGACTTTTAGATAAGTTGGTTTCTTCTCGTTTCCCTAATGCACTAGTTCCTTTAGTTTCAGCAAATGCAGAAGCTGCTATTCCTCTCCGTCTTGGCAATAAAGTTTTAGAAAAACTTGCAAAAGAACTTATGGCGGACAATGGAAAATGA
- a CDS encoding DNA methyltransferase, with product MIDEATNKLSLSTAIGRWSGLGPYYAMFPKEFAFHVVENYSKPGDAIIDPFAGRASSVYAAAAMERLGIGIEINPVGWLYGFVKLKPALKVNVIKRIKNIGSLASSIEKQRLEALPEFFHFCYSPNVLGYLLAARDELCWKSSIVDATLMSIILVHLHGRREQSLSNQMRQGKSMSPDYSINWWKTKQLTPPELDPVEYLLKRVEWRYAKGIPNLKNGKVILGDSTSLINKLKKKVSCSIQKPFNLLFTSPPYYRLTNYHYDQWLRLWMLGGPNTPIWISDKWQNRFESKTAYRELLEQVFSQCAEIMDHKATVYVRTDAREFTKQTTLEVLGKIFPEKSIEIVSQPYKKNTQTALFGDKSKKPGEIDIIMQY from the coding sequence ATGATTGATGAAGCCACCAATAAACTCAGCTTAAGTACAGCTATAGGTAGATGGTCGGGTTTAGGCCCATACTATGCTATGTTTCCTAAAGAGTTTGCATTTCATGTTGTTGAAAACTATTCAAAGCCTGGAGATGCAATTATAGATCCATTCGCAGGTCGTGCATCAAGTGTTTACGCAGCAGCAGCGATGGAACGCTTAGGTATTGGTATTGAAATCAATCCTGTTGGTTGGCTTTATGGTTTTGTAAAACTGAAACCTGCATTAAAAGTTAATGTCATTAAAAGAATTAAAAATATTGGTAGTTTAGCTAGTTCTATTGAAAAGCAACGATTAGAAGCTCTGCCGGAGTTTTTTCATTTTTGTTATTCGCCAAATGTACTGGGTTATTTATTGGCTGCTCGTGATGAACTTTGTTGGAAGAGTAGTATAGTTGACGCAACGCTCATGTCTATAATATTAGTCCATCTACATGGAAGGAGAGAGCAATCACTATCAAATCAGATGCGCCAAGGCAAATCTATGAGTCCAGATTATTCAATAAATTGGTGGAAAACAAAACAGCTAACACCTCCAGAACTAGACCCAGTTGAGTATTTACTAAAACGTGTTGAATGGCGTTATGCTAAAGGAATTCCTAACTTAAAAAATGGCAAAGTTATATTGGGAGATAGTACTTCTCTAATTAATAAATTAAAAAAGAAAGTTTCTTGCAGTATACAAAAACCCTTTAATCTTTTATTTACATCTCCTCCATATTACAGGCTAACCAATTACCACTATGACCAATGGCTACGTTTGTGGATGCTTGGTGGTCCAAATACACCTATTTGGATTAGTGATAAATGGCAAAATCGATTTGAGTCTAAAACTGCCTATCGTGAACTACTAGAACAAGTATTTAGCCAGTGTGCTGAAATCATGGATCATAAAGCAACTGTATATGTAAGAACTGATGCAAGAGAATTTACCAAACAAACTACATTGGAAGTATTGGGTAAAATATTTCCTGAAAAATCTATTGAAATAGTGTCTCAACCATATAAAAAGAATACCCAAACAGCATTATTTGGTGATAAATCAAAAAAACCTGGTGAAATTGATATTATTATGCAGTATTAA